One part of the Glycine max cultivar Williams 82 chromosome 14, Glycine_max_v4.0, whole genome shotgun sequence genome encodes these proteins:
- the W2 gene encoding R2R3 MYB transcription factor W2, whose protein sequence is MRNPSLPTLATTKTKVKNNSNKSTNNNNNIGTNYSPCCNNVGLKRGPWTPEEDEVLANYINKEGEGRWRTLPKRAGLLRCGKSCRLRWMNYLRPSVKRGHIAPDEEDLILRLHRLLGNRWSLIAGRIPGRTDNEIKNYWNTHLSKKLINQGIDPRTHKPLNPPSIAVPSSSTTSTIPPSKPPPVIITNNNINPFHHDLTNMFNQGVHLNHLGQHHQPPPLSNPCDNHNPVPAAATDDVSAMGFMDNNNEDCNNDGININYYSDDVFSSFLNSLINDDAFEAQQQQHHVQTEIPTPSERSINPLPCDDRVDDHHLGSITTASASQGYDDELGVLWESPLVSATFSQHVNDHITKRVHDHHNQ, encoded by the exons atgagaaaccCATCACTACCAACATTAGCAACAACCAAGACCAAGGTGAAGAACAATAGTAACAAaagtaccaacaacaacaacaacattggTACCAACTACTCTCCATGCTGCAACAATGTTGGGTTGAAGCGAGGGCCATGGACGCCAGAGGAGGACGAGGTGTTAGCGAATTACATCAATAAAGAAGGAGAAGGACGGTGGAGAACGCTCCCGAAGCGCGCCGGCCTTCTCCGCTGCGGCAAGAGCTGCCGCCTCCGCTGGATGAACTACCTCCGCCCCTCCGTCAAGCGCGGCCACATCGCCCCCGACGAGGAAGATCTCATCCTCCGCCTACACCGCCTCCTGGGCAATCG GTGGTCTTTGATAGCTGGGAGGATTCCTGGAAGAACAGACAATGAAATAAAGAACTATTGGAATACCCATCTAAGTAAGAAGCTTATTAACCAAGGGATTGATCCAAGAACCCACAAGCCTCTTAACCCACCATCTATTGCCGTTCCTTCTTCTTCAACAACTTCTACTATTCCACCTTCTAAACCTCCTCCAGTGATCATCACCAACAACAACATTAACCCTTTTCATCACGATCTCACCAACATGTTTAACCAAGGAGTTCATCTTAATCATCTAGGTCAACATCACCAACCTCCTCCACTTTCTAATCCCTGTGATAACCATAACCCAGTACCAGCTGCTGCCACCGATGATGTTTCTGCAATGGGTTTCATGGACAACAACAACGAGGATTGCAACAACGATGGTATCAACATCAATTATTACTCCGACGATGTCTTTTCTTCCTTCCTCAACTCTTTGATCAACGATGATGCTTTTGAGGcgcagcagcagcagcaccaCGTGCAAACAGAGATCCCCACACCCAGTGAGCGTAGCATTAATCCACTGCCATGTGATGATCGTGTCGATGATCATCATCTGGGTTCAATCACCACTGCTTCTGCATCGCAAGGTTATGACGATGAGCTTGGGGTTCTGTGGGAATCGCCACTCGTGAGTGCTACTTTCAGCCAACACGTTAACGATCACATCACAAAGAGGGTTCATGATCACCACAATCAATAG